A window of the Anoplolepis gracilipes chromosome 11, ASM4749672v1, whole genome shotgun sequence genome harbors these coding sequences:
- the Sno gene encoding protein strawberry notch isoform X2 produces the protein MATKNEDGMSDDTSGSDFDDEEDPDKIEVPGGGKDLATAAGIGNIKDEKPTDLPTNTLEKTQGTLNVLNQKFGNKIPGGLVTKAATPGYEMVHVGGSQGTPPGLVNTNQMNQLNQLATGGYGFPPGLASLAGFNPAAFLQSSMDMNALMGSFMGMSGMNMGVNPFVQLLNQSGIHPNWTGKNMSQMWMNSGDPTKMMQPNIPEEEEVDDEDMGVAETYADYMPTKLKLGRKHPDPVVETASLSSVEPTDVWYKVSIPEDSIRSGALSALQLESITYASQQHEHLLPDGTRAGFLIGDGAGVGKGRTIAGIIFENYLKGRKRAIWVSVSNDLKYDAERDLKDIGASKIEVHPLNKFKYAKISSAVNGNVKKGVIFSTYSALIGESSQSGGKYKSRLKQLLQWCGEDFDGLIIFDECHRAKNLCPTGSSKPTKTGLTVLELQNKLPKSRVVYASATGASEPRNMAYMVRLGMWGEGTPFPEFNDFITAVEKRGVGAMEIVAMDMKLRGMYIARQLSFHGVAFKIEEVPLSKDFTKVYDHSVRLWVEAMQRFQEAAELIDAENRMKKTMWGQFWSSHQRFFKYLCIAAKVKHAVAVAREAVKCGKCVVIGLQSTGEARTLEQLERDDGELSDFVSTAKGVLQTLVEKHFPAPDRNRIQRLLGLEPPKLKLEGEDDMDGAGGSAGGSKRKPIRQAAQRASKKVRAWSSEEEISEEDRNGAHSSGSEFKLSGSESEDDHHTDEESNISSDFNPFFSDSDSDADPWDRRKKKGKKQKKPAKKRLSTQDKIQSMLVHKQSSNRNKRNGDTAMSGGPIGAMGGGASNNQAPPRDAIERACSMKEELLSQIETLGERLPPNTLDQLIDELGGPENVAEMTGRKGRVVQTEDGAIQYESRSEVDVPLETLNLTEKQRFMDGEKTVAIISEAASSGISLQSDRRARNQMRRVHITLELPWSADRAIQQFGRTHRSNQVNAPEYIFLISDLAGERRFASIVAKRLESLGALTHGDRRATETRDLSQFNIDNKYGRAALEATMKTIMGYEAPLVPPPQDYHGDFFKDVADALVGVGLICNSESTPGVLTLDKDYNNMSKFLNRILGMPVDLQNRLFKYFTDTLNAIITQAKKTGRFDMGILDLGTSGENVHRVRLYRFLRKHATGKAPTELHVVHVERGMSWAEATNKCSELTGAKEGFYLSHQVRNGKQTAILAIVVDSGKKKTESKKDQLYMVYRPNTGLQLRQESLGELEKKYKKVSNDEAEPHWTQQYEASVNTCSHAYWSGNCKNATLGLMDCEVGLRRRSYNVLAGSVLSVWSRVENVLAARSGHNSKMQVVRLRTDEGLKIVGTLIPKSCMEALRQALSSDAENTEEQTF, from the exons ATG gCAACAAAAAATGAGGACGGAATGAGCGATGATACTAGTGGAAGTGACTTTGATGATGAAGAGGATCCTGATAAAATTGAAGTACCtg gTGGGGGTAAAGATCTTGCAACCGCTGCTGGAATTGGTAATATCAAAGATGAAAAACCTACAGATTTGCCAACGAATACTTTGGAAAAGACACAAGGAACGTTAAATg tattaaaCCAAAAATTTGGCAACAAAATTCCTGGAGGATTAGTAACAAAGGCTGCAACACCGGGTTATGAAATGGTGCATGTAGGAGGTTCTCAAGGCACTCCACCAGGTTTGGTTAATACAAATCAAATGAATCAACTCAATCAATTAGCGACTGGTGGATATGGTTTTCCACCAGGATTAGCTTCTCTTGCAGGATTTAATCCTGCTGCTTTTCTCCAGTCAA GCATGGATATGAATGCTTTAATGGGTAGCTTTATGGGTATGTCTGGAATGAACATGGGGGTTAATCCTTTTGTTCAGTTGCTTAATCAAAGTGGAATTCATCCTAATTGGACAG GAAAAAATATGTCACAGATGTGGATGAATTCAGGTGATCCAACAAAAATGATGCAGCCAAATATACCAGAAGAGGAAGAAGTAGATGATGAAGATATGGGTGTTGCCGAGACTTATGCCGATTACATGCCGAcgaaat TGAAACTCGGACGAAAGCATCCAGATCCGGTTGTCGAAACGGCATCCTTGTCAAGTGTCGAACCAACAGATGTTTGGTACAAAGTATCTATACCGGAGGATTCGATACGATCTGGCGCGTTATCTGCGCTTCAACTCGAGTCAATCACGTACGCTTCTCAACAGCATGAGCATTTGCTGCCCGATGGTACACGCGCCGGATTTCTTATCGGCGACGGTGCGGGTGTTGGCAAAGGCAGAACTATAGCCGGCATAATATTCGAGAATTATTTGAAAGGTCGAAAACGTGCCATTTGGGTATCAGTGTCGAACGATCTCAAATACGACGCCGAACGcgatttaaaagatatagGTGCATCTAAAATCGAA GTACACCCATTGAATAAATTCAAGTATGCGAAAATCTCATCAGCCGTAAACGGCAATGTGAAAAAAGGCGTAATCTTCAGTACATATTCTGCGTTAATTGGTGAATCGTCACAAAGTGGCGGAAAATACAAGAGCCGGTTGAAACAGCTATTGCAATGGTGCGGTGAAGATTTCGATGGTCTAATCATTTTTGACGAATGTCACCGTGCGAAAAATTTGTGCCCTACTGGAAGTTCAAAACCTACAAAAACag GATTAACGGTCTTGGAACTGCAAAATAAACTTCCAAAGTCTAGAGTCGTATATGCCAGCGCTACTGGCGCTTCCGAACCTCGCAATATGGCCTACATGGTACGATTAGGTATGTGGGGCGAAGGCACCCCTTTCCCggaatttaatgattttatcaCCGCTGTGGAAAAGCGCGGTGTCGGCGCGATGGAGATTGTAGCAATGGACATGAAACTACGCGGTATGTACATCGCTCGGCAATTGAGTTTCCACGGTGTTGCCTTCAAGATTGAGGAAGTACCTCTTTCCAAGGATTTCACGAAAGTGTATGATCATTCGGTGCGATTG TGGGTAGAAGCGATGCAGAGATTTCAAGAGGCAGCGGAATTGATAGACGCGGAAAATCGCATGAAGAAGACGATGTGGGGTCAATTTTGGTCGTCACATCAGCGCTTCTTCAAGTATCTCTGTATTGCTGCAAAAGTGAAGCATGCAGTGGCTGTGGCTCGCGAGGCGGTTAAATGCGGCAAGTGCGTAGTGATTGGTTTGCAGTCTACCGGCGAGGCACGCACCTTGGAACAATTGGAACGCGATGACGGCGAACTCAGCGATTTCGTTTCCACTGCCAA AGGTGTTTTGCAAACGCTAGTGGAGAAACACTTTCCTGCACCAGATCGTAATCGCATCCAGCGTCTTCTTGGTCTAGAACCACCAAAGCTTAAGTTAGAAGGCGAAGATGATATGGACGGTGCTGGTGGTTCTGCGGGTGGTAGCAAAAGGAAACCAATCCGGCAAGCGGCGCAGCGTGCATCGAAAAAGGTGCGCGCCTGGTCGTCAGAAGAGGAGATATCGGAGGAAGATAGAAACGGTGCTCATAGTTCCGGTTCAGAGTTTAAGTTAAGCGGTAGTGAAAGCGAAGACGATCATCATACCGACGAAGAGAGCAATATCAGTTCCGATTTTAATCCGTTCTTCAGCGATAGCGATTCTGATGCTG atccTTGGGATAGGCGAAAGAAAAAGGGCAAGAAACAAAAGAAACCTGCGAAGAAACGTTTGAGCACGCAAGATAAAATCCAATCGATGCTGGTGCACAAACAGTCCAGCAACAGAAATAAACGCAATGGCGATACGGCAATGAGCGGTGGACCTATAGGTGCCATGGGCGGAGGTGCGTCAAATAATCAGGCACCGCCTAGAGATGCTATCGAGAGGGCTTGTAGTATGAAGGAAGAACTATTATCGCAAATAGAGACTCTTGGCGAACGATTGCCGCCAAACACGCTAGATCAATTGATAGACGAGCTCGGTGGACCAGAGAATGTTGCGGAAATGACGGGTAGGAAAGGTCGCGTCGTACAAACGGAAGACGGTGCAATACAATACGAGTCCAGATCGGAAGTAGATGTTCCTTTGGAAACTCTCAATCTGACAGAGAAGCAGAG GTTTATGGATGGAGAGAAAACTGTAGCGATAATTTCTGAAGCGGCTAGTAGTGGTATATCATTGCAGAGCGACAGACGAGCGAGGAATCAAATGCGACGTGTGCATATCACGCTCGAGTTACCGTGGAGTGCGGACAGAGCGATACAACAATTTGGACGAACGCATCGATCGAATCAGGTTAATGCGccggaatatatatttcttatatcagATTTGGCCGGAGAAAGGAGATTCGCCTCGATTGTTGCAAAGCGTCTAGAAAGTCTGGGTGCACTGACGCACGGTGATCGTCGCGCGACGGAGACTCGAGATCTCTCGCAGTTTAATATCGATAACAAATATGGTCGCGCAGCACTTGAAGCGACGATGAAAACTATAATGGG gTACGAAGCGCCATTGGTACCACCACCTCAAGACTATCACGGAGACTTTTTCAAAGACGTGGCTGACGCGCTAGTAGGCGTCGGTTTAATTTGCAACAGTGAGAGCACCCCAGGTGTACTCACACTCGACAAAGATTACAATAATATGTCAAAGTTCCTGAATCGTATTCTCGGCATGCCGGTCGATTTGCAAAATCGTCTGTTCAAATATTTCACCGATACACTCAACGCCATCATCACACAGGCTAAGAAGACCGGTCGCTTCGACATGGGTATTCTTGACCTCGGAACATCGGGCGAAAACGTGCACAGAGTGCGATTGTACCGATTCTTACGAAAACATGCGACCGGGAAAGCACCAACGGAGTTGCACGTGGTTCATGTTGAACGTGGCATGAGTTGGGCCGAAGCCACGAACAAATGTTCGGAATTAACCGGGGCGAAAGAGGGCTTCTACCTCAGTCATCAAGTACGTAATGGCAAACAGACAGCAATTCTCGCGATCGTAGTGGACAGTGGCAAGAAGAAGACCGAGAGCAAGAAAGATCAGCTTTATATGGTGTACAG ACCCAACACGGGACTACAATTACGACAGGAGAGTCTAGgtgaattagaaaaaaaatataagaaagtaaGTAACGATGAGGCTGAACCACACTGGACGCAACAGTACGAGGCTTCCGTAAATACGTGTTCACACGCGTACTGGAGCGGAAATTGTAAAAACGCCACTCTTGGACTTATGGACTGTGAAGTAGGGCTAAGAAGACGTTCCTATAATGTATTAGCCGGTTCGGTTCTGAGCGTTTGGAGCCGTGTGGAGAACGTCCTGGCTGCACGATCCGGACATAATTCTAAAATGCAAGTTGTGAGACTGCGAACAG ATGAAGGGTTGAAGATCGTCGGCACGCTTATTCCAAAGTCTTGTATGGAAGCGTTGCGTCAAGCGCTTTCCTCCGACGCGGAAAACACGGAGGAACAGACGTTTTGA